A part of Podarcis muralis chromosome 13, rPodMur119.hap1.1, whole genome shotgun sequence genomic DNA contains:
- the C13H19orf85 gene encoding uncharacterized protein C19orf85 homolog codes for MPHGSHISQPSMAPPRPLTSYEHGRDLCTFVSTAASHVMRTLQRPCRSRPGKRKVNHRRFLQNQICRSFSDIEAATRRLASSILSQEAQTPPAASQQMNPPKPNNPAPTRAPPGSFLGTAEAFVAPDPSPSWALSLDALMSGPDELFEPITEEMEPASNTLSLCGPDPLESCLLGCNNAPPGLPSNGEGSAACGACLVAADQCFPGASQCPIPASNPGALVVSDYDTCVPFWELETW; via the exons ATGCCACATGGCAGCCACATCTCTCAGCCTTCCATGGCGCCTCCACGGCCCCTGACTTCATACGAGCATGGGAGGGATCTGTGCACCTTTGTGTCAACAGCAGCATCCCACGTCATGCGCACCTTGCAGAGACCCTGCAGGAGCCGGCCCGGCAAGAGGAAAGTGAACCACCGGAGGTTCCTACAGAACCAGATTTGCAG gAGTTTCTCAGACATTGAGGCTGCTACTCGCCGCTTGGCCTCCTCCATCCTTTCCCAAGAGGCTCAGACACCCCCTGCAGCATCTCAGCAAATGAATCCCCCCAAGCCCAACAACCCAGCCCCCACCCGGGCTCCTCCTGGCTCCTTTTTGGGCACAGCAGAAGCGTTTGTGGCTCCCGACCCCAGCCCCAGCTGGGCGCTCTCCCTTGACGCCCTGATGTCAGGACCAGATGAACTTTTCGAGCCCATCACTGAGGAGATGGAGCCGGCAAGCAACACCTTGTCTCTGTGTGGCCCCGATCCCTTAGAGTCGTGCCTGCTGGGATGTAATAATGCGCCACCCGGCCTGCCGTCCAACGGAGAAGGTTCTGCAGCCTGTGGAGCTTGCCTAGTAGCTGCAGACCAGTGCTTTCCGGGGGCATCTCAATGCCCCATCCCTGCCTCCAACCCAGGGGCTCTGGTGGTTTCTGACTATGACACCTGCGTGCCCTTCTGGGAGCTGGAAACATGGTGA